In Helianthus annuus cultivar XRQ/B chromosome 9, HanXRQr2.0-SUNRISE, whole genome shotgun sequence, the following are encoded in one genomic region:
- the LOC110878721 gene encoding protein RBL, giving the protein MNPIIDPLQGDFPEVIEEFLEHGIMKCISFNRRGTLLAAGCSDGSCVVWDFETRGIAKELRDKDCAAAITSVCWSRNGHNILISAADKSLTLWDVVKGEKIYRITLQQTPLQARLHPLESTLCLICPFSSAPIIVDLRTETTTTLPISLSEKPAPTSKNKFSDGSAYTPTAACFNKYGDLVYVGNSVGEILIIDHKKNQVCGIVPISGGAVIKNIVFSRDGQFLLTNSSDRTIRIYENLLKQQDSHKLILDEILPNSENEVEMLKGAGTNCLSLFREFQDSITKVHWKAPCFSGDGEWVVGGSASKGEHKIYIWDRRAGHLVKILEGPKEALMDLVWHPVHPIVVSVSLTGLVYIWAKDYTENWSAFAPDFKELEENEEYVEREDEFDLMPETEKVKESETNEEDEVDITTVEKDSAFSDSEEELCFLPADPCPDPDVSGDKHTGRRDNSSPLSEDNNGYSNQVEGPENSGGEDTGGVTHLKRRRKPSEKVLEQQQAQKVQKSKASGKSLKPKSKFGNEQEEENDMNHFGDENGFDD; this is encoded by the exons ATGAATCCAATTATAG ATCCGTTACAAGGGGATTTTCCAGAAGTGATAGAAGAGTTTTTGGAACATGGTATTATGAAATGCATATCTTTTAATCGCCGTGGCACTCTTCTTGCTG CTGGATGTTCTGATGGAAGTTGTGTTGTTTGGGACTTTGAAACCCGAGGAATCGCAAAAGAGCTCAGAGATAAAGACTGTGCTGCTGCCATAACTAGCGTTTGCTGGTCAAGAAACGGTCATAATATTCTTATTTCCGCTGCCGATAAATCTTTAACGCTCTGGGATGTTGTAAAAGGAGAAAAAATTTACCGAATCACATTACAACAGACCCCGTTACAAGCTCGTTTACATCCCTTAGAATCAACACTTTGCTTAATATGTCCGTTTTCATCTGCTCCCATAATTGTCGATTTACGTACTGAAACCACAACAACACTTCCCAtatcactgtctgaaaaacccgCCCCTACATCAAAAAACAAATTTTCCGATGGATCAGCATATACACCAACAGCGGCATGTTTTAACAAATATGGGGATCTAGTTTATGTCGGGAATTCAGTTGGTGAAATTCTTATAATCGACCACAAAAAGAATCAGGTTTGCGGGATTGTCCCGATATCGGGTGGTGCGGTGATTAAGAATATTGTATTCAGTAGAGATGGACAGTTCCTTCTTACAAACTCGAGTGACCGTACGATCAGGATATACGAAAACCTTTTAAAACAACAAGATTCACATAAACTTATTCTTGATGAGATTCTACCAAATTCAGAAAACGAGGTTGAAATGTTAAAGGGTGCGGGAACAAACTGTTTATCGCTTTTTCGGGAGTTTCAAGATTCGATCACGAAAGTGCATTGGAAGGCGCCGTGTTTTAGTGGTGATGGTGAGTGGGTGGTTGGTGGGTCCGCTAGTAAAGGTGAACATAAAATTTATATTTGGGATAGACGGGCTGGGCATCTTGTGAAAATTCTTGAAGGTCCAAAGGAAGCTTTGATGGATTTGGTGTGGCACCCTGTTCATCCTATAGTCGTTTCTGTCTCTTTAACGGGTTTGGTTTACATCTGGGCCAAAGACTACACCGAGAATTGGAGTGCCTTCGCCCCAGATTTTAAGGAACTAGAGGAAAACGAGGAGTATGTTGAACGTGAAGATGAATTTGATTTGATGCCAGAAACTGAAAAG GTGAAAGAATCAGAaacaaatgaagaagatgaagttgaCATTACAACAGTGGAAAAGGATTCAGCATTTAGCGATTCAGAGGAGGAGCTATGCTTCTTGCCTGCTGATCCTTGCCCTGACCCTGATGTTTCCGGGGATAAACACACTGGACGACGTGATAATTCCTCCCCGCTTTCAGAAGATAACAATGGGTATTCCAATCAAGTAGAAG GACCGGAGAATTCGGGTGGTGAAGATACAGGTGGTGTGACACATTTGAAAAGGAGGAGAAAACCGTCCGAAAAGGTGTTGGAACAGCAGCAAGCACAGAAGGTGCAGAAATCAAAAGCTTCAGGTAAATCTTTAAAACCTAAAAGTAAATTTGGAAATGAACAAGAAGAGGAAAATGATATGAATCATTTTGGCGATGAGAATGGGTTTGATGATTAG